Proteins encoded together in one Mycobacterium noviomagense window:
- a CDS encoding SDR family NAD(P)-dependent oxidoreductase yields the protein MDHHYTGVQAYNRSKFAMVVFTFGLAAELADTGITVNCLHPATLMNTRMVRGAWIPPLSSVSSGVRAVMNLAVEPTGAAVTGRYFDACREAKAHRAAYDPTIRSTLHAVTTEILQPFL from the coding sequence ATGGACCACCACTACACCGGCGTGCAGGCCTACAACCGCAGCAAGTTCGCCATGGTCGTGTTCACGTTCGGCCTGGCGGCAGAACTGGCCGACACCGGCATCACCGTCAACTGCTTGCACCCCGCGACATTGATGAATACGCGCATGGTTCGCGGAGCTTGGATTCCCCCACTGTCCTCGGTATCGAGCGGTGTCCGAGCGGTGATGAACCTGGCTGTGGAGCCAACCGGTGCCGCGGTGACGGGGCGGTACTTCGACGCCTGCCGCGAGGCCAAGGCTCATCGCGCGGCATACGATCCCACGATCCGGTCGACCCTGCATGCCGTGACGACCGAAATCCTCCAACCATTCCTTTGA